A genomic segment from Carassius auratus strain Wakin chromosome 25, ASM336829v1, whole genome shotgun sequence encodes:
- the znf800a gene encoding zinc finger protein 800a → MEATNSEDQGSQTSDKCCQTETLQACCCQTTETPQEPCGKNPVHSIEPGDPALLQQQLQTSKSGIHQIIECFRSGTAQLKHMLLKEVDTIFECKTCRSLFRGLPNLVTHKELYCCSRQPQSDEPSQGGQSQAIKELLQAIYPQKEQEKHVIQLEPIETNPNAVFQQVALVEIPDMPENPAPTPLTMNPVPVKKNHRKSILAPKKFQQSDFEDEIEMEPEEPSVKEGQSCEEQINPEPVEGEEEEEESAASEIKEMKISCCLCGKDFGSRRSVRRHCRKMHWQRMEELRKFTETRTVPISLLSMVKDKNAFVPPCCPGKSCPVCKKSFATKANVRRHFDEVHRGLKRDLITPDIATRPGQPLLLEARPPPAKAPSSSVKQDKTQNNLTNCRCKLCKRKYSSQIMLRRHMRIVHKIPILENGSQKAESKHGRRDNMYNKKESLSKASEDDAYHGVSFDFKRIYCWLCKRQFSTSQNLGKHINELHTDGNDSIYIKFYRCPICRYESRRKRDVIRHITVVHKKSSRYLAKVMPALENRAVKKPADAVLGSTTKKNNSKEEGSGKHKTQDPLSSKVKKQESSTSPNTRKHSALMSLNTGKHESPLTPNRQDKNLQASKNPHVTRSHNAIKGSPITRSQETCTEVRVTKNFSLHACDMCGRAFAKKVYLETHRRRHRTGIASGDKLQGRSTRSKALI, encoded by the exons ATGGAGGCTACTAACAGCGAAGATCAAGGAAGCCAGACTAGTGACAAATGCTGCCAGACTGAGACACTTCAGGCCTGCTGTTGCCAAACAACAGAAACCCCTCAAGAGCCTTGTGGCAAAAATCCAG tCCATTCGATTGAGCCCGGTGATCCAGCCCTGCTCCAACAGCAGCTCCAGACTTCCAAGTCGGGAATTCATCAAATCATTGAGTGTTTTCGCTCAG GTACAGCTCAACTCAAACACATGCTGCTGAAGGAGGTTGACACCATATTTGAGTGCAAAACGTGTCGCAGTCTGTTCCGTGGTCTACCAAATCTGGTCACTCACAAGGAGCTCTACTGCTGTTCCCGACAACCTCAATCAGATG AACCTTCACAAGGTGGGCAAAGCCAAGCTATCAAAGAACTTCTTCAAGCCATCTATCCGCagaaagaacaagaaaaacaTGTCATTCAGCTAGAGCCCATTGAGACGAACCCTAATGCCGTGTTCCAACAAGTGGCACTGGTGGAAATTCCCGACATGCCAGAAAACCCAGCCCCTACACCCCTGACTATGAACCCGGTACCTGTGAAGAAAAATCACCGCAAATCTATTTTGGCACCCAAAAAGTTCCAACAGTCAGATTTTGAAGACGAGATTGAAATGGAACCAGAAGAACCTTCTGTTAAAGAAGGTCAGAGCTGCGAAGAGCAAATAAATCCTGAGCCGGTAGAAggggaggaagaagaagaggagagtgCCGCCTCTGAGATTAAGGAGATGAAGATCTCTTGCTGCCTCTGCGGAAAAGACTTCGGCTCCAGACGCAGCGTTCGACGCCACTGCCGGAAGATGCACTGGCAGAGGATGGAGGAATTACGCAAATTTACAGAGACGCGCACAGTGCCTATCAGCCTGCTGTCTATGGTGAAGGACAAGAATGCTTTTGTACCACCATGTTGTCCTGGGAAGAGTTGCCCAGTGTGCAAAAAGTCCTTTGCCACCAAGGCCAATGTTCGACGCCACTTTGACGAGGTCCATCGTGGTTTGAAGCGGGATTTGATCACGCCGGACATTGCCACAAGACCAGGCCAGCCTCTTTTACTGGAGGCTCGTCCTCCTCCAGCGAAAGCACCAAGCTCTTCTGTGAAGCAAGATAAGACACAGAACAACCTGACAAACTGTCGCTGCAAGCTATGCAAACGCAAGTACAGCTCCCAAATAATGCTTAGGCGGCACATGCGAATCGTTCATAAGATCCCCATTCTAGAAAACGGCTCTCAGAAGGCCGAATCAAAGCACGGGAGAAGAGATAACATGTACAACAAGAAAGAGTCTCTTTCGAAAGCTTCAGAAGATGATGCATACCATGGAGTGAGTTTTGACTTTAAGAGGATCTACTGCTGGTTGTGTAAACGTCAGTTCAGTACCAGTCAGAACCTGGGCAAGCATATCAACGAGCTGCACACCGATGGAAACGACAGCATCTACATCAAGTTTTACCGATGCCCCATCTGCAGATATGAGTCACGCCGAAAGCGCGACGTCATTCGCCATATCACAGTGGTGCACAAGAAGTCATCACGTTATCTGGCTAAGGTTATGCCTGCCTTGGAGAACCGGGCAGTGAAGAAACCAGCTGATGCAGTCTTGGGCAGCACGaccaaaaaaaacaattcaaaagaaGAGGGCAGCGGGAAGCATAAAACGCAGGACCCACTTTCTTCCAAAGTGAAGAAACAAGAATCCTCAACATCTCCAAACACTCGAAAGCATTCCGCTCTAATGTCGCTCAACACAGGCAAACACGAGTCTCCGCTCACACCAAACAGACAAGACAAGAACCTTCAAGCGTCCAAGAACCCACATGTCACCCGCAGTCATAATGCTATCAAAGGGTCACCTATCACCAGAAGCCAGGAGACCTGCACGGAGGTTAGGGTAACGAAAAACTTTTCCCTTCACGCCTGTGATATGTGTGGCCGGGCATTTGCCAAAAAGGTCTACCTGGAGACGCACAGGAGGAGACACAGGACTGGCATCGCAAGTGGGGATAAATTACAAGGAAGAAGCACCCGATCAAAGGCTCTCATCTG